CCCTCTACTATCTTAAATAGACAGTCCCTGAGCAGTctcaacatttacagtgtctttgttccAGATGTTCTACCAGAATGGCCAGAACCaagcgcgcaaatcgaccggagggaaagctccccgcaagaagctggctaccaaagcggcccgcaagagcgctccagccacgggcggagtgaagaagcctcaccgttacagacccggcactgtggctctccGGGAGATCcaccgctaccagaaatccactcagctgctcatccgcaaactccctttccagcgcctggtgcgggagatcgcgcaggacttcaaggcagacctgcgcttccagagctcggccaTCATGgcactgcaggaggccagcgaggcttaccttgTGGGgttctttgaggacaccaacctgtgcgccatccacgccaagcgagtcaccatcatgcccaaggacatccagctggcccgccgtatcagcggggagcgcgcctaaactcaccctgccccgaaactgagtttggcatcaaataacacaacggctcttttaagagccaccaaatcgacAAAACAAAGAGCTGCGATCACCTGTTGTCAGAGAAATGTGGTCTGGAGCAGATCATGTTATTAGAGAGCCGATCATTGTGCAAAATCTTTCGTTTGCATCAACGGTAGAATTGCTAAAATCCCTGGCAACTATCACAAGAGGCGAGCAGTTAAATTACCGAATCAAgtactgagaaggctgaggggagatctgattgaaaatgtacaacattttggcgggactggagagagtggaggtgaagagtcttagcagagaggtctgtgACTGTGCGTCAtatgtttaaagtgattggtagaaaaattagagggaaaacgaggattttattttcacctagagggtggtgggagtctggaacccactgcctgaaagggtagttgaggcagagaccctcaactcagacaaaaggaatctggatatgcatctcaagtgctgtaatctgcagggcgacggactgaatgttggaaggtgggattagcataGGTGGGTCGCTTTTCggccgacacgatgggccaagtggcctctttttgtgccaatACAAAGCAGCGCTAGCATTATAAAATTGCCGCCTCTCAGACAGCAAgcagccctttcacagataaagtgggtggctctgaaaagagcctttgtgtTCGCAGATTTAAGTCAGGCCGCTTCACTTGCTCTTggtgctcggagcgctggttttcttgggcagcagcacagcctggatattaggcagcaccccgccctgagtgatggtcacccctcccagcagcctgttgagctcctcgtccTTGCATACTGCCAGCTGGAGGTGTCTggagatgatgcgggtcttctagttgtcccgggccgcgttgccggccagctcgaggatttcagctgtcagatactcgagcacagcagccagatagaccggggctccggcacccacacgctcagcatagttcccctttttaaggaacctgtgaacacggcccaccgggaactgcagtccagctcgggaggagcgagacttggccttgaacCGAGCAttaccaccggtcttccctcttccagacattaccACAATCTGACAAACACTTTCAGGAAGAATGCTGAGAACCGCCCACAATAGTCCCATTTATACCTTCGGGAGGAATGGAGTCGGGGGCACTGGTGATTGGTCACTctgcactgggtgtcattgtactcttcatgtgaccaatcagagagctgctgaattcaccaatccggagacgccaaggagatgagggTGGAAAATAATGGCGCGAAATTGTCAGACTGAAAacgatttttcaaatttgaaaagccctccaatatatttgtaaaacacagagcggcttcaatatagatcatcacatttataggtaacttggttttaccgcaaatattttaaaatcttttttataTTGTATTATTCCACATGTGGTAACAATTTACAGATTCGCTTTCACATTCCgccatctattcgggtttactctctatcctttttgaaacattctataaccagcggacagaaagcctctttcacagcattctgtaaccatttcagctcaatgttcctaatgataccgcatcactgattatagattgatccctattggtgagagacaacagcggagtgtataatcttagtgtcaggtgtcaaagagtgagactgagagttccCACACCACCGGGGTTTCTAGATAATGTACTGATTACTTATTGAGGACAAACTTGATCTCGGGATATGAGTGACTGAGAAATGATGCCTGTGCGTTAAATCAGATTTTATTATCGAAACACAgcaaaggggccgaatatgaacgcgtccATTAACAAAGCTCACAAATGGTCAGTAATTAATGATCGggacattattaagtagagacaggaagatcgcacgggcagtgaaactgtattaaccagaatctgtgggattaaaacagagatcacaaagacaGTTAGAAAATACTTGCTAAAAATATCAAAACAAATTGATATTATAGAGATTAATGTTGTAGCTTTTTGAGAGACGTTGTCGGTGGCTCTTAAAGGTCGGAACTCGCATTTTATACACATCCCCAGAGATCTATGTTAATGAAGGATGGGGTGAAAACCGTGTTcgtgattggctggtttacaatgaaGTCAATTCTTTTGATTCTGCATTTATCTGATTGCTTACTTTAGATACCCAATCAAATTTAGTGCTCGGCGAAGCCACAATATTTCGCCGCAGTCAGCTCGTCCCTTGCTtttgcctgtcacctatccaccgatatccctgactttctcactccctctgttgctgtctcttcaactgtttcaGTTCTGTTGGCACCAGTCCGTCACCTTTTTCATTCTGCACGGATCATTCCTCCGCACTTCAGCTTACTCACAGAAGACAAGGTGGCCGAGTGATTAAAACGATGAACTGCTAATCTGTTGCACTCTGCATGCGTGGGTTTGAATTCCATACTCCTTGTTTCTGAATGTTTAAAATAAGAGCACCGGCTTCGTGTTCCATTCGAGTGCGCTGGTTCTTTCTAAACAAGAAATACGGATGTGTACAATAAACACAGTGACGGTGTTGtcgtggagtattgcatccagttctgctcattggagggaacagaggagatttatcagaatgtgtgaagtcagtagagatgggtttgttctccattgaatcaacaacattcaaacagttgaagagacagttgcagagggagtcagaaagtcagggatattggtggatcggtgacaggcaagatcagtggacgagctgaccgaagggagatttacaacaagtgtgaaacatcatgacaagtgagacaaggataaacagttcccattagctcattgtacaaggacatagtgacagaaattgaggatttTGGGCAGGAGATTTCGGGCGAACACTGAgtgagtggtgatgatctggaactcacttcccacaaGGGTGCTGTACtagagacaatcaattacttcaagagattattgacacagcatttgaaggaattaaacttgcagagctacagggatcgaccggtggagtgagtgtgactggattgcactgtggagagctgtcatggactcgatgggccaaatagcctccttcggtgctgtaaataactctatgttTACTATTCGTTTCTGACTGAAAACAGATCAGTTTAAAGGCTATTTCAAATCTATAGTTATTCAAAAAAAAGAAGATAAATTTCCGGGAGACGTACATGGATGATGAGAATCATTTTATAAAAATGCATTAACTTGTTCAgttttaaaactgttttttttttgtattttgtctgtgtttagctgtgtttagcccatcagttcctggtctgtgagtgtgagtttaccTCATTTTATTTCATTCTCTGTTATCTGAGTGTGGGTTCAATCTTTACCCAGAGCACCGTTTGTGAACTGAACTTTACCTATTtccctttttattattatttaacaAAGATCTGCACACTCTTGTTTCTGACTGTGAACTCATTTATTAGTTTAAAGGACATGTCTTCTTTAACATAAATTTCATTGAAAGAAAATTGAAGTTCAGCATTGTGGGAGATGCACATGGATGATGAGAGTCTTCTGTAAGTTTTAATTTGGAAATCACATTGATCATTTTTAATTTATAAAATGAATCtgtatgataccagaattgaggtctgacctgcagtagagaactcatgtcaactgcttggaaagcagatATTCTCAGCACTATAGCACCATCACTATGTGAGTTTAATGTAGGTAAATAAGTACATTATTCTGTAACATTTATTTTCTGTTATGTGACTATGTCTGGTTCCAGTTCATCATGTCAGCCTCTGGTACTCtgtatgaggtgggattaatgtggtgtatgtcagtttctggtactgcctgtgagtgtgaatatatttctgtatccatcagtctctcaaactgaatgtgagtgtggattagTTCATTTTTCATCCGTCTCCGTAACTGACAGTGAGAATGTGATTCATTCAATATCTCTGTGTCTCTGGTATTGTTTGTGAATGTGTTGCTTATTCTGTGTTTTTCTGTGACTGGTAGAGTTTGTGAGtgtggcattcattctgtacctgttaggaaatattattgaatggcattgTGGACTCAGTGTTTTTTAGGCACTCCTACTCTATGTGAATCAGATTTGTACTGTGTCCATCTGTTTCACGTCATGTAAGTGAGTGTGGGATGCATTATATAGTTGTCAGTATCTGGCtgtgacagatagatagatagatagacagagagatagatatatagatagatagatagatagatagatagatagatagatagatagatagatagatagatagatagatagatggatagatagacaggcagacagacaggcagacagatagatagatagatagatagacagacaaacagacagacagacagacagatagatagatagacagacagatagacatttgatctacaaggcagtaaagggttattgggacagccaggaaagtgaagttaagcacaatcagatcagccatgatcatattaaatggcagagtagggtggagaggccaaatggcccactctTGGTCATATCTGTTATGTTCTTAAGCTCTTCTCTTACTTGACATGATTGTGGGCCACATTCTGTATCTTTAAATCCCTGGTCCTGTGTGTCAATGTCGGTTCATTCTGAATTTGATAGTCTCTAATACAGAATGTGTGTTTGCAATTCATTCCTTATGTATCTGCCTCTGGGGGATTGTGcaagtgtgagattaattctgtatcagccaGCATCCGTACTGTGTATGCATGTTGGACCCATTCAGTATATGTAAGTAAGGGgtactgtgtctgtatatgtgattCATTCTCCATCCATTAAGCTCTGGTACCCTGTTTCAGTGTCAGATTCAATTTGCATCTATGTGTCTCTGTGTTGTACGTGTCTCTGTGATCCTACTGTATCCTGTACTTTATATGTACCTCAAGCATTCTGTTGGCTACTGTTTCATAATTTTGTGTATCAATATTTgtcccttgtgtttaatttaaaatatggattaactatttcatagctgcctgttttattcaattcttgaaCATGAGTTGTGAATTGGTTGCCAATTCATAGCTCTGCCAAATTAATTGTGAGTGttaatctttcaatctgatacatgaCCTGGTATGTACAGTCAAATTT
This genomic interval from Heterodontus francisci isolate sHetFra1 chromosome 21, sHetFra1.hap1, whole genome shotgun sequence contains the following:
- the LOC137381186 gene encoding histone H3-like, with the translated sequence MSGRGKGGKGLGKGGAKRHRKMFYQNGQNQARKSTGGKAPRKKLATKAARKSAPATGGVKKPHRYRPGTVALREIHRYQKSTQLLIRKLPFQRLVREIAQDFKADLRFQSSAIMALQEASEAYLVGFFEDTNLCAIHAKRVTIMPKDIQLARRISGERA